CGTGGCCGTCGAAGGCGGCGACGGAGCGGACGATGGCCCCGAGGTTGCGCGAGTCGGTGATCCCGTCCAGCGCGACGATCAGCGGGTCCTCGTGGTTCTGGGCCGCCAGCGCGAGCAGGTCGTCCGGGTGCGCGTACTCGTACGGCGGCACCTGGAGGATCAGGCCCTGGTGGTTGTGGCCCTCGGCCAGGTTGTCGAGCTGCTGGCGCGGGGCCTCCATCAGCGGCACGCCGCGCTCGTTGGCGTAGGTCAGCGCCTCGCGCACCCGCTCGTCGTTGTCGATGAACTGCTGGACGTAGAGCGCCGAGGCCGGCACCCCGCCCTGCAGCGCCTCCACCACCGAGTTGCGGCCGTAGACCAGCTCGGAGCTCGCCTTGCCGCCGCGCCGGGCGCTGCCGCGCGACTTGTTGCCCGCGGCGCGCTTGGCGGCCGAGTTGGCCATCCGGTTCTTCTTGTGACCCTTGCGCTCGGAGGCGGGCGGCGTCGGGCCCTTGCCCTCCAGAGCCTTCCGGCTGT
The Streptacidiphilus albus JL83 genome window above contains:
- the rlmB gene encoding 23S rRNA (guanosine(2251)-2'-O)-methyltransferase RlmB, with amino-acid sequence MAGNSQRRNRRNPGSKKGPSVGTGGHSRKALEGKGPTPPASERKGHKKNRMANSAAKRAAGNKSRGSARRGGKASSELVYGRNSVVEALQGGVPASALYVQQFIDNDERVREALTYANERGVPLMEAPRQQLDNLAEGHNHQGLILQVPPYEYAHPDDLLALAAQNHEDPLIVALDGITDSRNLGAIVRSVAAFDGHGVVIPERRAAGMTAGAWKTSSGAAARVPVARMTNMTRTLEAYQKAGCFVVGLAADGDAELSDLEALTGPVVIVIGSEGKGLSRLVSETCDLTVRIPMPGVAESLNAGVAAGIVLYEAARLRNKR